Proteins encoded by one window of Haematobia irritans isolate KBUSLIRL chromosome 2, ASM5000362v1, whole genome shotgun sequence:
- the LOC142224386 gene encoding uncharacterized protein LOC142224386, which produces MDKSLPKCCICQNRHALKDCPEFQRMEVHERRRHMRENRFCFKCLCSSHTRDWCRSRKTCLVCNYNHHTMLHIDDHQVRTSRSQKPNETVAPMNCRSETSTSISKRRQTSRKRRTSPKPYVHERLSPRSRVHVFLPTALARVLTPKGPAKARLLLNSAGIQTVMLKSMVQHLKLITTRKDQTEFCTLSLQSYHDASARVQITAAVKTKFDMDLPKSTSVKKLHTVYDHLTSLADPHFFNPSNVEVVIGNDQLAKILLAGLIQTSSSMPIAQSTIFGWVISGACSY; this is translated from the coding sequence CCTTCCAAAATGCTGCATCTGCCAAAACCGGCATGCTTTGAAAGACTGTCCAGAATTTCAGCGAATGGAAGTCCACGAACGAAGACGACATATGAGAGAAAACCGGTTTTGCTTCAAATGCCTCTGTTCGTCCCATACTCGAGACTGGTGCAGATCTAGAAAAACTTGTCTAGTCTGTAATTATAACCATCACACCATGCTGCATATCGACGACCACCAAGTCAGAACCAGCCGAAGTCAAAAGCCGAATGAAACAGTTGCTCCAATGAACTGCCGATCTGAGACCTCCACATCGATTTCGAAAAGACGCCAAACGAGCCGAAAACGTCGCACTTCACCAAAGCCCTACGTGCATGAGAGACTAAGTCCACGGTCGCGAGTACACGTATTCTTACCTACCGCGCTGGCTCGGGTATTAACTCCAAAAGGCCCTGCTAAAGCGCGACTACTGCTGAATTCGGCGGGGATCCAAACAGTCATGCTCAAATCGATGGTTcaacatttaaaacttatcaccACCCGCAAAGATCAAACCGAGTTCTGCACACTTAGTCTTCAATCTTATCACGACGCTTCAGCTAGAGTGCAGATTACGGCTGCggtaaaaactaaatttgacatggatCTTCCGAAGTCAACGTCCGTAAAAAAGTTGCACACTGTGTATGATCACTTGACTTCTTTAGCCGATCCTCATTTTTTCAACCCGTCCAATGTCGAAGTGGTAATTGGAAATGATCAACTGGCAAAAATACTTTTGGCGGGCTTAATTCAAACGTCATCTTCAATGCCTATCGCCCAAAGCACCATTTTCGGATGGGTAATATCTGGAGCTTGTTCATATTGA